A genome region from Microbacterium profundi includes the following:
- a CDS encoding L-serine ammonia-lyase, iron-sulfur-dependent, subunit alpha, which produces MTAYVSAFDFFSIGVGPSSSHTVGPMRAALDFARRLSSGGSLGEVRRVTCTLYGSLGATGIGHGTPDAVVAGLRGLAPETCTPAEVRSAWTDLPAGAALLIDGTHAVAFEKDDIQFAPRTRLPGHPNAMTLTALGIDGNALAEQTYYSVGGGFIRREGEDAQVAAGSLPFGYTDAASLLALCDEHGFSIADVARENELAMRSEEELAAGLDAIWDAMAGCVDAGLHADGVLPGILKVKRRAGMIREQLESVETEGGREIPGEWLGAFALAVNEENAAGGRVVTAPTNGAAGILPAVAMYWWRFLADSGLGSGNAVTPYGELVGSALLSFSAGDSRRGSLSEERSDETKRVERRGSLSEERSDETKRVERAEGESKRREPDPALVAEANRRRGIRRFLLTATALGSLFKANASISGAEGGCQAEVGSACAMAAGGLTAVMGGTNRQIENAAEIAMEHHLGLTCDPIGGLVQIPCIERNAIAASTAVTAARLALRGDGQHYVSLDAVVETMRQTGADMSTKYKETSEGGLAVNVIEC; this is translated from the coding sequence GTGACTGCGTACGTCTCGGCTTTCGACTTCTTCTCCATCGGGGTGGGGCCGTCGAGCTCGCACACCGTCGGACCGATGCGCGCGGCGCTGGACTTCGCCCGACGCCTGAGCTCTGGTGGTTCGCTCGGCGAGGTGAGACGGGTGACGTGCACCCTGTACGGCTCTCTCGGAGCGACCGGCATCGGGCACGGCACACCGGATGCTGTCGTCGCAGGCCTGCGCGGACTCGCCCCCGAGACCTGCACCCCCGCCGAGGTGCGCTCGGCTTGGACGGACCTTCCCGCCGGCGCGGCGCTGCTCATCGATGGGACGCACGCGGTCGCGTTCGAGAAGGACGACATCCAGTTCGCTCCGCGCACGCGGCTGCCGGGGCATCCGAATGCCATGACGCTCACTGCGCTCGGGATCGACGGGAACGCTCTCGCTGAACAGACGTACTACTCGGTCGGCGGCGGCTTCATCCGGCGTGAGGGAGAAGACGCGCAGGTCGCCGCCGGATCCCTGCCGTTCGGCTACACCGACGCGGCCTCGCTGCTCGCACTCTGCGATGAGCACGGCTTCTCGATCGCCGATGTCGCGCGGGAGAACGAACTCGCGATGCGCTCGGAAGAAGAGCTCGCCGCAGGCCTCGACGCCATCTGGGACGCGATGGCCGGATGCGTGGACGCCGGCCTGCACGCGGACGGTGTGCTCCCAGGCATCCTCAAGGTCAAGCGTCGCGCGGGAATGATCCGCGAGCAGCTCGAGAGCGTTGAAACCGAAGGCGGACGCGAGATCCCCGGCGAATGGCTCGGCGCGTTCGCGCTCGCGGTCAACGAGGAGAACGCCGCGGGCGGCAGGGTCGTCACCGCGCCGACGAACGGTGCCGCCGGCATCCTCCCCGCCGTCGCGATGTACTGGTGGCGGTTCCTCGCCGACTCCGGGCTCGGCTCCGGCAACGCGGTCACGCCCTACGGCGAACTGGTCGGTAGCGCCCTCCTCAGCTTCTCGGCCGGGGACAGCCGCCGCGGATCGTTGAGCGAGGAGCGCAGCGACGAGACGAAACGCGTTGAGCGCCGCGGGTCGTTGAGCGAGGAGCGCAGCGACGAGACGAAACGCGTTGAGCGAGCCGAAGGCGAGTCGAAACGTCGCGAGCCCGACCCGGCCCTCGTCGCCGAGGCGAACCGTCGCCGCGGCATCCGTCGGTTCCTCCTCACCGCCACGGCCCTCGGCTCGCTCTTCAAAGCCAATGCGTCGATCTCGGGCGCGGAGGGCGGCTGCCAGGCCGAGGTCGGCTCCGCCTGTGCAATGGCAGCGGGCGGGCTGACCGCGGTGATGGGCGGCACCAACCGGCAGATCGAGAACGCCGCCGAGATCGCCATGGAGCACCACCTCGGCCTCACCTGCGACCCGATCGGCGGGCTCGTGCAGATCCCGTGCATCGAGCGCAACGCGATCGCCGCATCCACGGCCGTCACAGCGGCGCGACTCGCGCTGCGCGGTGACGGACAGCACTACGTGTCGCTGGATGCCGTCGTCGAGACGATGCGTCAGACCGGCGCCGACATGTCGACGAAGTACAAGGAGACCAGCGAGGGCGGTCTCGCGGTCAACGTCATCGAGTGCTGA